ACGCTGATGCGCGGCCGCCCCGACGAGATCGAGCCGGATGGCCAGCCGAACGTGCGCAACCAGCCCATCGGCACGCTGCAGTCGAACGTCTGGTACCACCTCGCGCTCGCGCGCTACCTGCAGGGCGACGACGCGCGCGCGCTGCAGGCGGCGCGGTCGGGGCTCGCGGTGTCGGGCAACCCGGACCGACTCGTGTCGCAGACGTACTGGACCTACCTGATCCTGCGCCGCATGGGCCGCGACGCGGAGGCGCGCGCGGCGCTGGCGCCCGTCACGCGCGAGCTGGACGTGTTCGAGAACCAGAGCTACCACCGCCTGCTGCTGCTCTTCAAGGGCGCGCTGCCCGCGGACTCGGTGCTGGGCGGGCTCGGCTCGCCGTCGGACCTGTCGGCGGCGTACGGCGTGGCCGCGTGGCACGCGCTGGAGGGGCGCGCGGCGGAGAGCGCGGCGCTGCGCCAGCGCATCCTGTCGAGCGGGCAGTGGGCGTCGTTCGGCTTCCTGGCCGCGGAGGCGGACGCGGCGCGGGCGCGGCGGCGCGCGAGCCGCTGACGGCGTGTCGGTCCGCATCCGCGAACGCCCCGCGTGTCGCCCGTTAGCTTTCGCCCGCCACCCGACCGCAGCGGCACGAGCGAGAGCACGGAGCGAGAGCATGGACCACACGCCGGGATTCCTGAAGCTCGTGGACGACGCACGCACGCGCGTCCGCGAGATCGACGTCGACACCGCGCGGGCGCGGCAGGCCGCCGGCGCGCGGCTGATCGACGTGCGCGAGGACCTCGAGTACGCCGCCGGCCACGCGGCGGGCGCCGAGCATCTGGGGAAGGGCGTCATCGAGCGCGACGCCGAGCGGCGCATCCCCGATCCCGCGACCGAGATCGTGCTCTACTGCGGCGGCGGCTACCGCTCGGCGCTCGCCGCCGACGCGCTGCAGCGCATGGGCTACACGAACGTCGCGTCGATGGCCGGCGGCTGGCGCGCGTGGCAGGCCGCCGGCGCGCCGGTCGAGATGCCCGCGAGCGACGAGGTCGCGCGCTGAGCGCGAACGCCGTCGCGCCCGAGCTCCCGCCGAACGTCCCGCGGCGGCACGCGCCGCGGCTGCAGGCGCTCGGACGCTTGGGCCTGCGCGCGATGGGCTGGCGCGTCGAGAGCGCGCCGCCCGACCTCGCGAAGATGGTGGTCGTGGTCGCGCCGCACACCTCCAACTGGGACTTCCCGGTCGGCGTGCTCGCGATGTTCGCGCTCGACCTCGACCCGCGCTGGCTGGGGAAGCACACGCTCTTCCGCGGGCCGTTCGGCGCGCTGCTGCGGCGCATCGGGGGCGTGCCCGTGCGCCGGCACGGCGGCGGCGCGAGCGGCCGCGACGACACGGTCGCGCAGGTCGTCGAGACCTTCCGCCGCAGCGAGCGCTTCCT
This is a stretch of genomic DNA from Roseisolibacter agri. It encodes these proteins:
- a CDS encoding rhodanese-like domain-containing protein — protein: MDHTPGFLKLVDDARTRVREIDVDTARARQAAGARLIDVREDLEYAAGHAAGAEHLGKGVIERDAERRIPDPATEIVLYCGGGYRSALAADALQRMGYTNVASMAGGWRAWQAAGAPVEMPASDEVAR
- a CDS encoding 1-acyl-sn-glycerol-3-phosphate acyltransferase, which encodes MGLRAMGWRVESAPPDLAKMVVVVAPHTSNWDFPVGVLAMFALDLDPRWLGKHTLFRGPFGALLRRIGGVPVRRHGGGASGRDDTVAQVVETFRRSERFLLALAPEGTRRRVQRWKSGYYVIAESAGVPVVPAWIDWSRRVVGFGAPMRAEGGADAMSARLAASFHAGMARRPDAY